A stretch of Methanobacterium formicicum DNA encodes these proteins:
- the mtrA gene encoding tetrahydromethanopterin S-methyltransferase subunit A: MVEKKSVEEWPPVVGDYTTGDVESAVAVVTLGSHMENTPVDAGASISGPLHTENLGIEKVIANVVSNPNIRFLVVCGAEVQGHITGQSIKALYENGADPEKKRINGATGAIPYVENLNEEAIQRFRDQVEVIDLVDVEDPHQIQAQIKECLAQDSGAFEEESLVIKLPKEELKSTHSTENT; the protein is encoded by the coding sequence GGAAAAAAAATCAGTAGAAGAATGGCCCCCGGTGGTGGGCGACTACACCACCGGCGATGTGGAAAGCGCAGTGGCCGTGGTAACCCTAGGCTCCCATATGGAAAATACGCCGGTAGATGCCGGGGCAAGTATTTCCGGGCCTTTACACACCGAAAACCTGGGAATTGAAAAGGTCATAGCCAACGTGGTTTCCAATCCAAACATCAGATTTTTAGTGGTGTGCGGTGCCGAAGTCCAGGGACATATCACCGGCCAGAGTATAAAGGCACTCTATGAAAATGGTGCCGACCCGGAAAAGAAAAGAATAAACGGCGCCACCGGAGCCATACCCTACGTGGAGAACCTGAATGAGGAAGCCATCCAGAGATTCCGGGACCAGGTAGAGGTAATTGACCTGGTAGATGTGGAAGACCCCCACCAGATCCAGGCCCAGATCAAAGAATGTCTGGCCCAGGATTCCGGTGCCTTTGAAGAGGAATCACTGGTAATAAAACTACCAAAAGAAGAGTTAAAAAGCACCCACTCTACTGAAAACACTTAA